One genomic window of Deinococcus peraridilitoris DSM 19664 includes the following:
- a CDS encoding ABC transporter permease, protein MTHPTTPPLKARRRFTGWKADLIFGALLTGTILLLVLFANLLFPAGGDVMDLNARLQPPTFSGTHPLGTDPIGRDVLARVVYGGRISLIVGLVSVALSALLGSLIGLIAGYYRASLGSILMRLADIQLAFPFILLAITVIAIIGPGLWKLIAVMVLSQWAQYARLVRGVVLSLREREYVQAAHALGANNARMMFRHIVPNAIGPIVVLATLNVANNILLESGLTFLGLGVDPQVPSWGGMLADGRTYLQSAWWVSVFPGVAITLTVLGFNLLGDWLRDHLDPHGRR, encoded by the coding sequence ATGACGCACCCGACCACCCCGCCCCTCAAGGCACGTCGCCGCTTCACCGGCTGGAAAGCAGATTTGATTTTCGGTGCGTTGCTCACCGGCACGATTTTACTGCTGGTGCTGTTCGCCAACCTGCTGTTCCCCGCCGGAGGTGACGTCATGGACCTCAATGCGCGCCTGCAACCCCCGACGTTCAGCGGCACGCATCCGCTGGGGACTGATCCGATCGGTCGTGACGTGCTCGCCCGCGTGGTGTATGGAGGACGTATTTCATTGATTGTCGGTCTGGTCTCGGTGGCGCTGTCCGCCTTGCTCGGCTCTCTGATCGGACTGATCGCCGGTTACTACCGCGCTTCGCTCGGTTCAATTCTGATGCGTCTTGCGGATATTCAACTCGCGTTTCCTTTTATTCTGCTCGCCATCACCGTCATCGCAATCATCGGACCGGGGTTATGGAAGCTGATTGCCGTGATGGTTCTTTCGCAGTGGGCGCAGTACGCGCGACTTGTGCGGGGTGTAGTGCTCTCCCTGCGAGAACGCGAGTACGTGCAGGCTGCGCATGCCCTCGGCGCGAACAACGCCCGCATGATGTTCCGCCATATCGTTCCGAACGCCATCGGTCCCATTGTCGTCCTCGCGACACTGAATGTCGCGAACAACATCCTGCTGGAATCCGGCTTGACCTTCCTGGGGCTGGGTGTAGATCCACAAGTGCCCTCCTGGGGAGGCATGCTCGCTGACGGTCGCACCTACCTGCAAAGTGCCTGGTGGGTGTCGGTCTTCCCAGGAGTGGCCATTACCCTGACGGTCCTCGGCTTCAACCTGCTGGGCGACTGGCTTCGTGATCATCTCGATCCGCACGGAAGGCGGTGA